One window of Serinus canaria isolate serCan28SL12 chromosome 3, serCan2020, whole genome shotgun sequence genomic DNA carries:
- the LOC103821264 gene encoding gallinacin-11-like produces MKLFSCLMALLLFLLQAVPGLGLSRDTSRCLEYHGYCFHLKSCPEPFAAFGTCYRRRRTCCVDTTSNFHICQDEGGHCVPPEIRCLQEQEGLCPRRGWRCCTEV; encoded by the exons ATGAAGCTCTTCTCCTGCCTCATggctctcctgcttttcctcctccaggCTGTTCCAG GTCTTGGCTTGTCCAGGGACACCTCGCGTTGTTTGGAATACCACGGCTACTGCTTCCACCTGAAATCCTGCCCGGAGCCCTTCGCTGCCTTTGGGACTTGCTATCGGCGCCGGAGGACCTGCTGCGTTG ACACGACATCCAACTTCCACATCTGCCAGGATGAGGGGGGCCACTGTGTGCCCCCAGAAATCAGATGTCTGCAAGAGCAAGAGGGACTCTGCCCTCGCAGGGGATGGAGGTGCTGCACAGAAGTGTGA